Proteins from one Nerophis lumbriciformis linkage group LG16, RoL_Nlum_v2.1, whole genome shotgun sequence genomic window:
- the LOC133617217 gene encoding uncharacterized protein, translating into MSAPADVDAPTGVYAHEPRSIICGLSLLEHEPSSTAWIFAYNCSCCVRLINTNMNTKTVPVSLSTLRQRTSVDVQKRLHHCVAEVQILSLLETIKHTQNQLMAKVNFLTSRLTITPGPEVEMPANIQFPLEQLEAVEAILNEPSNGPTRQRVISSLATIGGQDVKRVTWNILGRVFTDDVSDQINWKGVNNKKAFSRMATKTLLFKPDEVVRASGQDATRTPPSGGVSGTSDR; encoded by the exons ATGTCTGCACCCGCGGACGTGGACGCGCCTACTGGTGTGTACGCGCATGAGCCAAGATCGATCATTTGTGGACTTTCTTTGCTGGAACACGAAC catCATCTACTGCCTGGATTTTTGCCTACAACTGCTCCTGCTGCGTTCGCTTAATCAA CACAAACATGAACACAAAGACTGTGCCTGTCTCTTTATCAACCTTAAGACAAAGGACAAGTGTAGACGTTCAAAAAAGGCTTCATCATTGTG TGGCTGAGGTCCAGATCCTTAGCCTGCTGGAAACTATTAAACACACCCAAAACCAGCTGATGGCGAAGGTCAACTTCTTAACCAGCAGGTTGACCATTACCCCGGGGCCAGAAGTTGAAATGCCGGCCAATATCCAGTTTCCACTGGAACAGTTGGAGGCAGTGGAGGCAATTTTGAATGAACCATCAAATGGCCCAACTCGACAAAGAGTG ATTTCTTCTTTGGCCACCATTGGAGGCCAGGATGTGAAGCGGGTGACCTGGAACATCCTGGGCAGGGTGTTCACAGATGACGTTTCAGATCAGATCAATTGGAAGGGTGTCAACAACAAAAAGGCCTTTAGCAGAATGGCAACAAAGACCTTGCTTTTCA agccagatgaggtggttcgggcatctggtcaggatgccacccgaacgcctccctcgggaggtgtttcgggcacgtccgaccggtag